A region from the Melanotaenia boesemani isolate fMelBoe1 chromosome 11, fMelBoe1.pri, whole genome shotgun sequence genome encodes:
- the lipg gene encoding endothelial lipase: MNHKTIFLWISLQCLAVFFSSAVGENAVLKEDEDDGDFDEFPLVLPGEIKYNMRKSLDLDQEGCYLEAGKTACLEKCGFNATAKSIFIIHGWTMSGIFEPWMKKLVAAVMQREQEANVVVVDWMPMAQQLYPDAVNYTDSVGLNIAAMLNWLQDELQLPLQNVHLIGYSLGAHVAGFAGTYVKGTIGRITGLDPAGPMFEGVVEERRLSPDDADFVDVLHTYTREALGVSIGIKQPIGDVDIYPNGGEVQPGCALSDVIAMSGTFMQMMKCEHERAVHLFVDSLMNKDHMSFAFQCTDPHRFKKGICLSCRKNRCNNIGYNARKMRKRRNSKMYLKTRADTPFGGFHYQMKMHVFDRKQSNNADPTFYVKLYGAHNDTTNMFVDVQDVAVGLNLTNTFLVFTEEDIGDLLKIRLTWEGEAESWNSVWKNIKKSFWAWNAKPAKPVLEVRRIRVKAGETQKKFTFCAQDPSKTEISPGDSLTFVKCRDGWELKPRKRLPM, from the exons ATGAatcataaaactatttttttgtgGATTTCCCTCCaatgtttagctgtgtttttcTCATCCGCTGTCGGGGAAAATGCGGTTCTTAAAG aagatgaagatgatggagaCTTTGATGAATTTCCACTCGTTCTCCCTGGTGAGATCAAGTACAACATGAGGAAAAGTTTGGATCTAGACCAGGAGGGCTGCTATCTGGAGGCTGGCAAAACGGCATGTCTGGAAAAGTGTGGTTTCAACGCTACAGCCAAGAGTATCTTCATCATCCATGGCTGGACG ATGAGCGGCATTTTTGAACCCTGGATGAAAAAGTTGGTGGCTGCTGTGATGCAACGTGAGCAAGAGGCCAATGTGGTGGTGGTTGATTGGATGCCTATGGCTCAGCAGCTGTATCCTGATGCAGTCAACTACACAGACAGCGTTGGTCTCAATATTGCTGCCATGCTCAACTGGCTTCAG gatgagctgcagctgcctCTACAGAATGTACACCTGATTGGCTACAGTTTAGGAGCTCATGTAGCTGGTTTTGCTGGAACCTATGTGAAAGGGACCATTGGCAGAATCACAG GTCTAGACCCAGCAGGACCCATGTTTGAGGGTGTAGTGGAGGAGAGGCGGCTCTCCCCAGATGATGCAGACTTTGTGGATGTTTTGCACACATACACTCGGGAGGCTTTGGGTGTGAGCATTGGAATCAAACAGCCAATTGGAGATGTTGATATCTACCCCAATGGTGGTGAAGTGCAGCCTGGCTGTGCACTTAGTGACGTGATAGCAATGTCAGGAA cttttatgcagatgatgaaGTGTGAACATGAGCGAGCTGTGCACTTGTTTGTGGACTCCCTGATGAATAAGGACCACATGAGCTTTGCCTTCCAGTGCACGGACCCGCATCGCTTCAAGAAGGGGATCTGCCTTAGCTGCCGCAAAAACCGCTGCAACAACATCGGCTACAACGCCAGAAAGATGCGCAAAAGGCGAAACAGTAAAATGTACCTGAAGACGCGAGCCGACACCCCCTTTGGCG gtTTCCACTACCAGATGAAGATGCACGTGTTTGACAGAAAACAATCCAACAACGCAGATCCTACCTTTTATGTGAAGCTGTACGGAGCTCACAATGATACAACAAATATGTTTGTTGACGT CCAAGATGTTGCTGTTGGTCTGAACCTGACGAACACCTTCTTGGTGTTCACTGAAGAGGATATTGGTGACCTGCTGAAGATCCGTTTGACTTGGGAGGGAGAAGCTGAATCCTGGAACTCTGTTTGGAAGAACATTAAGAAATCTTTCTGGGCCTGGAACGCCAAGCCTGCTAAACCTGTCCTAGAAGTCCGACGGATTCGTGTGAAAGCTGGAGAAACTCAAAAGAA GTTTACTTTCTGCGCACAAGACCCTTCAAAGACTGAGATCTCACCAGGGGACTCGTTAACTTTTGTAAAATGTCGTGATGGCTGGGAATTGAAACCAAGAAAAAG GCTGCCCATGTAA